Proteins encoded together in one Microbacterium sp. zg-Y625 window:
- the def gene encoding peptide deformylase, producing the protein MAVLPIRIMGDPVLHSPAAPVEEITDEVRQLVADMFETMDAAPGVGLAAPQVGVSLRIYTYTYEDDDGQPWRGVILNPELWMRPLEPGSPDPDAESEGCLSFPGERFPLRRSDEVLVTGMDLDGAPVRIQVDGWRARIMQHEFDHLDGILYVDRLDDGDWKTVQKIARKRGWGRPGVSWMPGVDDLDA; encoded by the coding sequence GTGGCTGTTCTACCGATTCGCATCATGGGCGATCCCGTCCTGCACTCCCCCGCTGCCCCCGTCGAGGAGATCACCGACGAGGTGCGTCAGCTGGTGGCCGATATGTTCGAGACGATGGATGCCGCGCCCGGCGTCGGCCTCGCGGCACCGCAGGTGGGGGTGTCCCTGCGCATCTACACGTACACGTACGAAGACGACGACGGGCAGCCGTGGCGCGGTGTGATCCTCAACCCCGAGCTGTGGATGCGGCCCCTGGAGCCCGGCTCGCCCGACCCCGACGCCGAGTCCGAAGGGTGCCTGTCCTTCCCCGGTGAGCGGTTCCCGCTGCGTCGGTCCGACGAGGTCCTCGTCACCGGGATGGACCTCGACGGGGCGCCCGTGCGCATCCAGGTCGACGGGTGGCGCGCGCGCATCATGCAGCACGAGTTCGATCACCTCGACGGCATCCTCTACGTCGATCGCCTCGACGACGGCGACTGGAAGACCGTTCAGAAGATCGCCCGCAAGCGCGGCTGGGGGCGCCCCGGGGTCAGCTGGATGCCGGGAGTCGACGACCTCGACGCCTGA
- a CDS encoding DUF2975 domain-containing protein: MGTLVIGALRVVLAVSFAGALFVQAVMVPLLWVDLEGAPDAARVTAVVIVVLGIMTLQVCAVCIWQLLSMVRRGSVFSSRAFRYVDVMVGAILTAAVLVFALAVLLAPGEVAPGIVGLICGAALVIGGVALVVYVLRMLLAQAVEREAEARRLRSELSEVI, encoded by the coding sequence ATGGGTACTCTCGTGATCGGTGCGCTCCGTGTGGTGCTGGCTGTCTCCTTCGCCGGAGCACTGTTCGTGCAGGCCGTGATGGTTCCTCTGCTGTGGGTCGACCTCGAGGGGGCGCCCGACGCCGCGCGTGTGACGGCGGTCGTGATCGTCGTGCTCGGGATCATGACCCTGCAGGTGTGCGCCGTGTGCATCTGGCAGCTGCTCTCGATGGTGCGCCGCGGGTCCGTCTTCTCGTCACGGGCGTTCCGCTACGTGGATGTGATGGTCGGTGCGATTCTCACCGCAGCGGTGCTCGTCTTCGCGCTGGCGGTGCTCTTGGCTCCGGGAGAGGTGGCGCCCGGCATCGTCGGGCTGATCTGTGGGGCCGCACTGGTGATCGGCGGTGTCGCGTTGGTGGTCTACGTGCTGCGGATGCTGCTGGCGCAGGCCGTCGAGCGCGAGGCCGAGGCGCGGCGGCTGCGGTCCGAGCTGAGCGAGGTGATCTGA
- a CDS encoding helix-turn-helix domain-containing protein produces MPIFVDIDVMLARRKMPVAVLAERVGITPANLAVLKNGRAKAVRFTTLEALCQALDCQPGDLLRWEPQGAVDPPPHAEGEATADART; encoded by the coding sequence ATGCCGATCTTCGTCGACATCGACGTCATGCTCGCCCGACGCAAGATGCCGGTCGCGGTGCTCGCCGAACGCGTGGGCATCACGCCGGCGAACCTCGCCGTGCTGAAGAACGGACGTGCGAAGGCGGTGCGCTTCACCACGCTCGAGGCGCTCTGCCAAGCCCTCGACTGTCAGCCGGGCGACCTGCTGCGGTGGGAGCCGCAGGGCGCGGTCGACCCTCCGCCGCACGCAGAAGGGGAAGCGACCGCCGACGCGAGGACGTGA
- a CDS encoding TIGR03557 family F420-dependent LLM class oxidoreductase, protein MVRFGYTLMTEQSGPRELVDYAVKAEAAGFDFLVSSDHYSPWLTTQGHSSYAWSMLGAVAYATHDVEMMTYVTCPTMRYHPAVVAQKAATMQLLSEGRFTLGLGSGENLNEHVVGEGWPAVQMRQDMLVEAIEIIRALHTGELVTYDGQYFRVDSARIWDCPEGGVPLGVAVSGESSIGRFAGLADHLIAVDPLAELIEGWDAAHPTPSRKIGQIPISWDPDREAGVARAHEQFRWFAGGWSVNAYLPTPAGFAAASQFVRPEDVAESIASGPDLDELAESVQPFLDAGFTDVAIVQVGDEQQDRFVTEVARPLLEKLRTL, encoded by the coding sequence ATGGTTCGGTTCGGATACACGCTCATGACGGAGCAGAGCGGCCCACGTGAGCTCGTGGACTACGCGGTGAAAGCCGAGGCGGCCGGTTTCGACTTCCTCGTCTCCAGCGACCACTACTCCCCCTGGCTCACCACCCAGGGACACTCGTCTTACGCCTGGAGCATGCTCGGGGCCGTCGCCTACGCCACACACGACGTGGAGATGATGACGTATGTCACCTGCCCGACCATGCGCTATCACCCCGCAGTCGTCGCGCAGAAGGCGGCGACCATGCAGCTGCTCTCGGAGGGCCGCTTCACGCTGGGGCTCGGGTCGGGCGAGAATCTGAACGAGCACGTCGTCGGCGAGGGGTGGCCTGCCGTGCAGATGCGGCAGGACATGCTCGTCGAGGCGATCGAGATCATCCGTGCCCTGCACACGGGTGAGCTCGTGACCTACGACGGCCAGTACTTCCGTGTGGACTCCGCACGCATCTGGGATTGCCCTGAGGGCGGCGTGCCGCTCGGCGTCGCGGTGTCGGGCGAGTCCTCGATCGGGCGGTTCGCGGGACTTGCCGACCATCTCATCGCGGTCGACCCGCTGGCAGAGTTGATCGAAGGATGGGATGCCGCGCACCCGACGCCGTCGCGCAAGATCGGCCAGATCCCGATCAGCTGGGACCCGGACCGCGAGGCGGGCGTCGCCCGCGCGCACGAGCAGTTCCGGTGGTTCGCGGGCGGATGGTCCGTCAACGCGTACCTGCCGACGCCGGCCGGCTTCGCCGCGGCATCCCAGTTCGTCCGGCCCGAAGATGTGGCGGAGTCCATCGCGAGCGGTCCCGACCTGGACGAGCTGGCCGAGAGCGTGCAGCCCTTCCTCGATGCCGGCTTCACCGACGTCGCGATCGTGCAGGTGGGCGACGAGCAGCAGGACCGCTTCGTGACCGAGGTCGCCCGGCCCCTGCTCGAGAAGCTCCGCACCCTCTGA
- a CDS encoding ATP-binding cassette domain-containing protein, giving the protein MTPSSGDEFSVRCDDLSIAHTGSVQRVVDGVTFTLPRGGTLAIMGPTGSGKSSLAAVLAGQGGPALSLAGGKAVVEGVRVGRRGRAHRLHTYLTGYLPQRAGADLPARSTVAEVVGEPVTSRDRRVNQRALAVRVAALLDELHLPLGAALKYPYELSAGMRQRVALARALMLRPRLLVADEPYANLDIEVRRAARDAILRRREEYGMAAIIVTNEAAAVDELDADVLVLRAGHTVATGHGTADLLWTPGEDANPRLVAS; this is encoded by the coding sequence ATGACCCCGAGCAGCGGCGACGAGTTCTCTGTGCGGTGCGACGACCTCTCCATCGCCCACACCGGGTCGGTGCAGCGGGTGGTGGACGGCGTCACGTTCACCCTCCCTCGCGGCGGGACGCTCGCCATCATGGGACCCACCGGGTCCGGAAAATCGAGCCTCGCGGCGGTCCTCGCCGGGCAAGGTGGGCCGGCGTTGTCGCTCGCGGGCGGCAAGGCCGTCGTCGAAGGCGTGCGGGTCGGGCGCCGAGGCCGCGCCCATCGCCTGCACACCTATCTCACCGGCTACCTCCCGCAGCGTGCCGGCGCCGACCTGCCGGCACGCTCGACCGTCGCAGAGGTGGTGGGGGAGCCCGTCACCAGCCGCGACCGGCGTGTGAACCAGCGAGCGCTGGCCGTGCGCGTCGCGGCTCTGCTCGATGAGCTTCACCTGCCCCTCGGCGCCGCGCTGAAGTACCCCTACGAACTGAGCGCCGGCATGCGTCAGCGCGTCGCGCTGGCCCGTGCGCTGATGCTGCGGCCACGCCTGCTCGTCGCCGACGAGCCGTACGCGAACCTCGACATCGAAGTGCGGCGGGCAGCGCGCGACGCGATCCTGCGTCGCCGCGAGGAGTACGGCATGGCCGCCATCATCGTCACCAACGAGGCCGCCGCGGTCGACGAGCTGGATGCCGACGTGCTCGTCCTTCGCGCGGGCCACACCGTCGCCACCGGTCACGGAACGGCGGATCTGCTGTGGACGCCCGGAGAGGACGCGAACCCGAGACTCGTCGCGTCGTGA
- the dnaG gene encoding DNA primase, protein MAGRIRQADVDEVKARTNIADIIGERVALKPAGVGSLKGLCPFHDERSPSFNVRSQAGFYHCFGCGESGDVYTFLRQMDHVSFTEAVERLAGRLGYALHYEDGAAAPETSGRSRLYAANAAAAEWFRSQLSIPEAEAARSFLGGRGFDANAAAHFGVGYAPKGWSHLRDALKSKGFSDDEQVAAGLLSQGQRGVYDRFRGRLVWPIRDVTGQVIGFGARKLFDDDQGPKYLNTPETTIYKKSQVLYGLDLAKRDISRQHRVVVVEGYTDVMACHLAGVTTAIATCGTAFGSEHITVLRRVMGDSDVSGEVVFTFDPDAAGQKAALRAFSEEKRFAAQTYVAVAPGGLDPCDLRVQRGDGAVRALLEAKSPMFEFVIEQRLAGFDLATVEGRVGALRAAAPIVADIRDPSLRPGYTRVLARKLGLDLGEVTPAVERAARNGGERHPSKNAAPATSTNPAAADAGETPVQRVTLASLPRTADVALERDAIMGVLQYGHAVDAAILDPALALPFQHPALEAVRRAVVEQPDRTRIGWAAAAVEAVREPYRSLAAELLTADFPARTEAGALASTADLARRLRLRVIEREKSELLRHIQRVDVDSDGGRAVRIRLRELDVERARLSAE, encoded by the coding sequence ATGGCCGGGCGCATCCGTCAGGCGGACGTCGACGAGGTGAAGGCCCGCACCAACATCGCCGACATCATCGGTGAGCGCGTCGCCCTGAAACCCGCCGGCGTCGGGTCGCTCAAAGGGCTCTGCCCCTTCCACGACGAACGCAGCCCCAGTTTCAACGTGCGCTCGCAGGCCGGCTTCTACCACTGCTTCGGCTGCGGGGAATCGGGCGACGTCTACACCTTCCTGCGACAGATGGACCACGTCTCGTTCACCGAGGCGGTGGAGCGGCTGGCCGGCCGGCTGGGCTACGCGCTGCACTACGAGGACGGCGCGGCGGCCCCCGAGACCTCGGGCAGGTCGCGGCTGTACGCCGCCAACGCGGCCGCAGCGGAGTGGTTCCGCTCGCAGCTGTCGATCCCCGAGGCCGAGGCCGCGCGCAGCTTTCTGGGCGGGCGGGGGTTCGACGCCAACGCGGCCGCGCACTTCGGGGTCGGCTACGCGCCCAAGGGCTGGTCGCACCTGCGCGACGCGCTGAAGTCGAAAGGCTTCAGCGACGACGAGCAGGTCGCAGCGGGCCTGCTCTCGCAGGGGCAGCGCGGGGTGTACGACCGATTCCGGGGCCGGCTGGTCTGGCCGATCCGCGACGTCACGGGGCAGGTCATCGGCTTCGGTGCCCGCAAGCTCTTCGACGACGACCAGGGCCCGAAGTACCTCAACACCCCCGAGACGACGATCTACAAGAAGTCGCAGGTGCTCTACGGCCTCGATCTCGCGAAGCGGGACATCTCCCGTCAGCACCGTGTCGTGGTCGTCGAGGGGTACACCGACGTCATGGCCTGCCACCTCGCCGGCGTCACCACGGCGATCGCCACCTGCGGCACCGCGTTCGGCTCCGAGCACATCACGGTGCTCCGCCGGGTGATGGGCGACAGTGACGTCTCGGGCGAGGTCGTCTTCACCTTCGACCCCGACGCCGCCGGTCAGAAGGCGGCTCTGCGCGCGTTCTCGGAGGAGAAGCGCTTCGCCGCGCAGACCTACGTCGCCGTGGCGCCCGGGGGACTGGACCCGTGCGACCTGCGCGTGCAGCGCGGCGACGGTGCCGTGCGCGCCCTGCTCGAGGCCAAGTCGCCGATGTTCGAGTTCGTCATCGAGCAGCGCCTCGCCGGGTTCGACCTCGCCACGGTCGAGGGCCGCGTCGGGGCGCTCCGCGCGGCCGCACCCATCGTCGCCGACATCCGCGACCCTTCGCTGCGCCCGGGCTACACCCGCGTGCTCGCCCGCAAGCTGGGGCTCGACCTCGGCGAGGTGACGCCCGCGGTCGAACGTGCCGCACGGAACGGCGGTGAGCGGCATCCGTCGAAGAACGCCGCGCCTGCCACGTCGACGAACCCGGCGGCAGCCGACGCCGGCGAGACGCCGGTGCAGCGGGTGACGCTGGCATCCCTCCCTCGCACGGCCGACGTGGCGCTGGAGCGCGACGCGATCATGGGCGTGCTGCAGTACGGTCACGCGGTGGATGCCGCCATCCTCGACCCCGCCCTGGCGCTGCCGTTCCAGCATCCCGCGCTCGAGGCCGTGCGGCGCGCGGTCGTGGAGCAGCCCGATCGCACCCGCATCGGCTGGGCCGCGGCGGCTGTCGAGGCGGTGCGCGAGCCCTACCGCTCCCTGGCCGCGGAGCTGCTCACAGCCGACTTCCCGGCGCGCACCGAGGCCGGTGCCCTGGCCTCGACCGCCGACCTCGCGCGTCGCCTGCGGCTGAGGGTCATCGAGCGTGAGAAGAGCGAGCTTCTGCGGCACATCCAGCGCGTCGACGTGGACTCCGACGGGGGGCGCGCGGTGCGCATCCGGCTGCGGGAGCTCGACGTCGAGCGCGCCCGGCTGAGCGCCGAGTAG
- a CDS encoding deoxyguanosinetriphosphate triphosphohydrolase, giving the protein MAGERASGVGVSTGRPDGYDDDDAARLHPERHRSQRDSFARDRARVLHSAALRRLASKTQVLSPASPYDFARNRLTHSLEVAQVGRELANALQLSPDVVDTACLSHDIGHPPFGHNGERALNDWAADIGGFEGNAQTLRILSRLEPKVVDDDGASFGLNLTRASLDATCKYPWTAEHPVPDPGGRLKFGVYPEDEAVFRWMRAGAPGRVRCIEAEVMDLSDDIAYSVHDFEDAIVNGYLDPQRLSDPREHEAILSAIQTWVGYDFARDELDDALFRLMRMPEWITTFDGSRAAHARLKNLTSDLIGRFARAATSATREHFETPVLTRYRGRVIVPRVIEAEMAVLKGIIGAFVVSIEGRKGLYKEQRRLLKRLATALWERPEHLDQLHAEDFARAETDAERRRAVVDQVATLTDRFAITWHSRLVEPVDLASLGIWAPGSRVIASDAYALPEPLEGL; this is encoded by the coding sequence GTGGCGGGTGAACGGGCCAGCGGCGTCGGCGTCTCGACCGGGCGCCCCGACGGATACGACGACGACGACGCGGCGCGGCTCCACCCCGAGCGACACCGCTCGCAGCGCGACAGCTTCGCACGCGACCGCGCGCGGGTGCTGCACTCCGCCGCGCTGCGACGACTGGCATCCAAGACCCAGGTGCTGAGCCCGGCGAGCCCGTACGACTTCGCCCGCAACCGGCTGACGCACTCGCTCGAGGTCGCGCAGGTGGGCAGGGAGCTGGCGAACGCGCTGCAGCTCTCGCCCGACGTCGTCGACACCGCCTGCCTCAGCCACGACATCGGGCATCCGCCGTTCGGCCACAACGGCGAGCGAGCGCTGAACGACTGGGCCGCCGACATCGGCGGCTTCGAGGGGAACGCGCAGACCCTGCGCATCCTGTCGCGGCTGGAGCCCAAGGTCGTCGACGACGACGGGGCAAGCTTCGGTCTCAACCTCACCCGGGCGAGCCTCGACGCGACCTGCAAGTACCCCTGGACGGCCGAGCACCCCGTGCCCGACCCCGGCGGCCGGCTGAAGTTCGGCGTGTACCCGGAAGACGAGGCGGTGTTCCGCTGGATGCGCGCGGGCGCGCCCGGCCGCGTGCGGTGCATCGAGGCCGAGGTCATGGACCTCTCCGACGACATCGCGTACTCGGTGCACGACTTCGAGGACGCGATCGTGAACGGCTACCTCGACCCGCAGCGCCTGTCGGACCCCCGCGAGCACGAGGCGATCCTCAGCGCCATCCAGACGTGGGTCGGCTACGACTTCGCCCGCGACGAGCTCGACGACGCGCTGTTCCGTCTCATGCGGATGCCGGAGTGGATCACCACCTTCGACGGCTCGCGCGCCGCGCACGCGCGACTGAAGAACCTCACCTCCGACCTCATCGGCCGCTTCGCCCGAGCTGCCACGTCGGCCACCCGCGAACACTTCGAGACCCCGGTGCTCACGCGCTACCGCGGCCGGGTCATCGTGCCGCGGGTGATCGAGGCCGAGATGGCCGTGCTCAAGGGCATCATCGGCGCGTTCGTCGTGTCGATCGAGGGCCGCAAGGGCCTCTACAAGGAGCAGCGCCGCCTGCTCAAGCGCCTGGCGACGGCCCTGTGGGAGCGGCCCGAGCACCTGGATCAGCTGCACGCCGAGGACTTCGCGCGCGCCGAGACGGATGCCGAGCGTCGCCGCGCCGTGGTCGACCAGGTCGCCACGCTCACCGACCGCTTCGCGATCACCTGGCACTCGCGCCTGGTGGAGCCGGTCGATCTGGCGAGCCTCGGCATCTGGGCGCCGGGAAGCCGGGTCATCGCCTCGGACGCCTACGCGCTGCCCGAGCCCCTCGAGGGGCTCTGA
- the dusB gene encoding tRNA dihydrouridine synthase DusB, whose translation MSSTVAPAPPLRIGPITLDAPVVLAPMAGITNTAFRRLCREYGAGLYVSEMITSRALVERNATTMRLIRHHESETPRSIQLYGVDPATVESAVRIIVDEGHADHIDLNFGCPVPKVTRRGGGAALPWKLGLFRDIVTRAARAAGDIPLTVKMRKGIDRDHLTYLEAGRIAEDAGVAAVALHARTAAEFYSGHADWDAIARLKETVTSVPVLGNGDIWSAEDAVRMMSETGCDGVVVGRGCLGRPWLFGDLTRAFAPESAPAPAVDATLGFVAAAFRRHAELLVEFFESEDRGCRDIRKHAAWYFKGYPVGGDTRARLATVSSLAEIDEVLATLDLGAPYPGTAAEGQRGRAGHPKRPALPDGWLASRDLAADAGALLAEAEIDNSGG comes from the coding sequence ATGTCTTCCACCGTCGCACCCGCACCCCCGCTGCGCATCGGGCCGATCACGCTCGACGCGCCCGTCGTGCTGGCACCCATGGCGGGAATCACCAACACCGCGTTCCGAAGGCTCTGCCGTGAGTACGGCGCCGGGCTCTACGTCAGCGAGATGATCACCAGCCGAGCGCTGGTCGAGCGCAACGCCACCACCATGCGCCTGATCCGCCACCACGAGTCCGAGACGCCGCGCTCGATCCAGCTGTACGGCGTGGATCCGGCCACGGTCGAATCAGCCGTGCGCATCATCGTCGATGAGGGCCACGCCGACCACATCGACCTCAACTTCGGCTGCCCGGTGCCCAAGGTCACCCGAAGGGGCGGGGGAGCGGCGCTTCCATGGAAGCTGGGGCTCTTCCGCGACATCGTCACCCGCGCCGCCCGTGCCGCCGGCGACATCCCGCTGACGGTGAAGATGCGCAAGGGCATCGACCGCGATCACCTCACCTACCTCGAGGCGGGACGCATCGCCGAGGATGCGGGCGTGGCCGCCGTCGCCCTGCACGCCCGCACGGCCGCGGAGTTCTACTCGGGGCACGCGGACTGGGACGCCATCGCGCGTCTCAAGGAGACCGTGACGAGCGTTCCCGTGCTCGGCAACGGCGACATCTGGTCGGCCGAAGATGCCGTGCGCATGATGAGCGAGACCGGCTGCGACGGCGTCGTGGTGGGTCGCGGCTGCCTGGGGCGTCCGTGGCTCTTCGGGGATCTGACGCGCGCGTTCGCCCCGGAGTCCGCGCCTGCACCCGCGGTGGACGCCACCCTCGGCTTCGTGGCGGCGGCCTTCCGCCGGCACGCCGAACTGCTCGTGGAGTTCTTCGAGAGCGAAGACCGCGGATGCCGCGACATCCGCAAGCACGCGGCGTGGTACTTCAAGGGCTACCCCGTCGGCGGCGACACCCGCGCGCGGCTTGCGACGGTGTCGAGCCTGGCCGAGATCGACGAGGTGCTCGCGACTCTCGACCTCGGCGCGCCGTACCCGGGCACCGCCGCCGAAGGGCAGCGCGGCCGCGCCGGCCACCCCAAGCGCCCTGCCCTGCCCGACGGCTGGCTCGCCTCGCGCGACCTCGCCGCCGACGCCGGTGCCCTCCTCGCAGAAGCGGAGATCGACAACAGTGGCGGGTGA
- a CDS encoding glutathione peroxidase, which yields MADEQTVDIRQIPFRTADGDEKTLSDLGDGPFLVVNVASKCGLAPQYEQLEELQRTYGDRGLTVVGFPSNQFMGQEPGSMEEILEYCSTTWGVTFPVEEKIHVNGRHAAPLYKALKKARNVEGAKGPVMWNFEKFLVAPDGTVHRFRPQTKPDAPEVIAAIEGALAR from the coding sequence ATGGCCGACGAGCAGACTGTGGACATCCGTCAGATCCCCTTCCGGACCGCTGACGGCGACGAGAAGACCCTCTCCGATCTGGGCGACGGACCCTTCCTCGTGGTGAACGTCGCTTCGAAGTGCGGCCTGGCGCCGCAGTACGAGCAGCTCGAGGAACTGCAGCGCACCTACGGCGACCGGGGGCTGACGGTGGTCGGGTTCCCGAGCAACCAGTTCATGGGCCAGGAGCCGGGCTCGATGGAGGAGATCCTCGAGTACTGCTCCACCACGTGGGGTGTGACGTTCCCCGTCGAGGAGAAGATCCATGTCAACGGGCGTCACGCGGCGCCGTTGTACAAAGCGCTGAAGAAGGCCCGCAACGTCGAAGGGGCGAAGGGACCGGTCATGTGGAACTTCGAGAAGTTCCTGGTCGCCCCCGACGGCACCGTGCACCGGTTCCGCCCGCAGACCAAGCCCGACGCCCCCGAGGTCATCGCCGCGATCGAAGGCGCGCTGGCGCGCTGA
- a CDS encoding DsbA family oxidoreductase, whose amino-acid sequence MTDAIKIDVWSDIACPWCYIGKRNLESGLAAASADADAPVVEVTYHSYELSPDTPVDFDGDEIEFLSGHKGMPREQVQQMLERVTGVAAEAGLQYRFDLLKHTNTVKAHELLHFAKAQGRQHEMAERLMAAYFTEGRHVGRIDDLVQLAADAGLDVEAARAALESAHYLPDVRADQAQAQAYGITGVPFFVIDGKYGVSGAQPAEAFTQIARQVWAERSAEPEPDAVPAA is encoded by the coding sequence ATGACGGATGCCATCAAGATCGACGTATGGAGTGACATCGCCTGCCCGTGGTGCTACATCGGCAAGCGCAACCTCGAGAGCGGGCTCGCCGCGGCATCCGCCGACGCCGACGCGCCCGTCGTCGAGGTGACGTACCACTCGTACGAGCTCTCGCCCGACACCCCCGTCGACTTCGACGGCGACGAGATCGAGTTCCTCTCCGGCCACAAAGGCATGCCGCGCGAGCAGGTGCAGCAGATGCTCGAGCGCGTCACCGGCGTCGCCGCCGAGGCGGGGCTGCAGTACCGGTTCGATCTGCTGAAGCACACCAACACCGTCAAGGCGCACGAGCTGCTGCACTTCGCCAAGGCCCAGGGTCGCCAGCACGAGATGGCCGAGCGTCTCATGGCTGCCTACTTCACCGAGGGTCGTCACGTCGGCCGCATCGATGACCTCGTGCAACTGGCTGCCGACGCCGGTCTCGACGTCGAGGCCGCGCGCGCCGCGCTCGAGAGTGCCCATTACCTCCCCGACGTCCGTGCCGACCAGGCGCAGGCGCAGGCCTACGGCATCACCGGTGTGCCGTTCTTCGTCATCGACGGCAAGTACGGGGTGAGCGGCGCACAGCCGGCCGAGGCGTTCACCCAGATCGCGCGTCAGGTGTGGGCCGAGCGCAGCGCCGAGCCCGAGCCCGACGCTGTGCCCGCCGCCTGA
- a CDS encoding isoprenyl transferase has product MTPKPYTHRDAVPYRPLDWTGQYPPDFPKKGVPQHIAVVMDGNGRWANRRGLTRIEGHKAGEEVLLDVVAGAIQAGVKNLSVYAFSTENWARSPEEVRFLMGYNRDVLHRRRDQLNEWGVRVRWAGRKPRLWGSVIKELQYAEQLTAGNDVLTLTMCVNYGGRVEIVDAVRAIADDVAAGRVKPAAVSEKLIRRHLYVPDMPDVDLFLRSSGEQRTSNFLLWQAAYAEMVFLDTLWPDFSRTELWRAIGIYLDRDRRFGGAVDAPNV; this is encoded by the coding sequence GTGACGCCCAAGCCCTACACGCACCGCGATGCGGTGCCGTACCGCCCCCTGGACTGGACGGGACAGTACCCGCCCGATTTCCCGAAGAAGGGCGTGCCGCAGCACATCGCGGTGGTCATGGACGGCAACGGCCGCTGGGCGAACCGGCGCGGCCTCACACGCATCGAGGGCCACAAGGCCGGCGAAGAGGTGCTGCTCGACGTCGTCGCCGGCGCCATCCAGGCAGGCGTCAAGAACCTCTCGGTGTACGCGTTCTCCACCGAGAACTGGGCGCGCTCACCCGAGGAAGTGCGTTTTCTCATGGGCTACAACCGAGACGTGCTGCACCGCCGGCGCGACCAGCTCAATGAGTGGGGCGTGCGCGTGCGATGGGCGGGCCGCAAGCCGCGACTGTGGGGATCGGTCATCAAGGAGCTGCAGTACGCCGAGCAGCTGACGGCGGGCAATGACGTGCTCACTCTCACGATGTGCGTGAACTACGGCGGCAGGGTCGAGATCGTCGATGCCGTCCGCGCCATCGCGGATGATGTCGCAGCGGGACGGGTGAAGCCCGCTGCGGTGAGCGAGAAGCTCATCCGTCGCCACCTGTATGTCCCCGACATGCCCGACGTCGACCTCTTCCTGCGCTCCAGTGGCGAGCAGCGCACGTCGAACTTCCTGCTGTGGCAGGCCGCGTACGCCGAGATGGTGTTCCTCGACACCCTGTGGCCTGATTTCTCACGCACCGAGCTCTGGCGGGCGATCGGCATCTATCTCGATCGCGACCGCCGGTTCGGCGGCGCCGTCGACGCGCCGAACGTATGA
- the recO gene encoding DNA repair protein RecO yields the protein MPTYRDEVVVLRTHKLGEADRIVTMLSRRHGKLRAVAKGVRRTSSRFGSRLEPFMVADVQLYQGRSLDIVQQAESLGSYGAQIAADYDRYTAASAMVETADRLNEAETTSQQYLLLVGGLRALSRAEHASRAVLDSYLLRAMALSGWAPNLHDCARCGAKGPHEWFVAQLGGMVCAACAPAGSARVHPDTGAHLRALLAGEWDVVDGSSDGASGAASGLVAAYAQWHLERGIRSLSHVATAQTPRAGAAR from the coding sequence GTGCCCACCTATCGCGACGAAGTCGTGGTTCTGCGCACCCACAAACTGGGTGAAGCCGACCGAATCGTGACGATGCTCAGTCGCCGCCACGGCAAGCTGCGCGCCGTCGCGAAAGGCGTGCGCCGCACCTCGTCGCGGTTCGGGTCGCGGCTCGAGCCGTTCATGGTCGCCGATGTGCAGCTGTACCAGGGCCGGTCCCTCGACATCGTGCAGCAGGCCGAGTCCCTCGGCTCCTACGGTGCGCAGATCGCCGCCGATTACGACCGCTACACCGCCGCCAGCGCCATGGTCGAGACCGCCGACCGACTGAACGAGGCCGAGACCACCTCGCAGCAGTACCTGCTGCTCGTCGGCGGCTTGCGGGCGCTGTCGCGCGCCGAGCACGCGTCGCGTGCGGTGCTGGACTCGTACCTGCTGCGCGCCATGGCGCTCTCGGGCTGGGCACCCAACCTGCACGACTGCGCCCGGTGCGGTGCGAAGGGCCCGCACGAGTGGTTCGTCGCGCAGCTGGGCGGCATGGTGTGCGCGGCCTGCGCACCGGCCGGGTCGGCCCGCGTGCACCCCGACACGGGCGCGCACCTGCGCGCGCTGCTGGCGGGGGAGTGGGATGTCGTCGACGGCTCCAGCGACGGCGCCTCGGGTGCGGCGTCGGGACTCGTGGCCGCCTACGCGCAATGGCATCTGGAGCGCGGCATCCGCTCGCTTTCGCACGTGGCCACGGCCCAGACCCCGAGAGCGGGAGCAGCACGGTGA